A genomic window from Gossypium hirsutum isolate 1008001.06 chromosome D12, Gossypium_hirsutum_v2.1, whole genome shotgun sequence includes:
- the LOC121224307 gene encoding (S)-ureidoglycine aminohydrolase, whose product MQNPSLPRLLLLSFTLTSVFNQVLGDEGFCSAPSILDQTDSSSKPLYWKVTSPTLSPSHLQDLPGFTRSVYRRDHALITPESHVFSPLPDWTNTLGAYLITPAIGSHFVMYLAKMQENSRSGLPPNDVERLIFVTQGAVTLTNSSGISNKLVVDSYAYLPPNFDHSLKCDGSATLVVFERRYAFLDNHITEHIVGSTDKQPLLETPGEVFELKKLLPASMPYDFNIHVMDFQPGEFLNVKEVHYNQHGLLLLEGQGIYRLGNSWYPVQAGDVIWMAPFVPQWYAALGKTRSRYLLYKDVNRNPL is encoded by the exons ATGCAGAATCCCTCTCTTCCTCGACTTCTACTTTTATCCTTCACTCTAACAA GTGTGTTCAACCAAGTACTGGGTGATGAAGGATTCTGTTCCGCTCCTTCCATATTGGACCAAACTGATAGTTCCTCTAAACCTTTGTACTGGAAAGTCACTAGCCCAACCCTGTCTCCTTCGCATCTCCAAG ACTTACCTGGTTTCACTCGTAGTGTTTACAGAAGGGACCATGCGTTAATAACGCCAGAAAGTCATGTTTTCAGTCCTTTGCCTGATTG GACAAATACACTGGGAGCATATTTAATAACACCGGCAATTGGTTCACATTTCGTGATGTATCTGGCAAAAATGCAAG AAAACTCGAGGTCAGGGCTTCCCCCTAATGATGTGGAGAG GCTCATATTTGTGACTCAGGGTGCTGTCACTCTCACCAATTCATCTGGCATTAGCAACAAATTGGTG GTGGATTCATATGCTTATCTTCCTCCTAATTTTGATCATTCTCTGAAGTGTGATGGCTCTGCTACTCTTGTAGTATTTGAACGAAG ATATGCCTTTCTGGATAATCACATCACTGAGCATATTGTTGGTTCAACAGATAAGCAGCCACTTCTAGAAACTCCTGGTGAG GTGTTTGAACTTAAGAAGCTTCTTCCAGCATCAATGCCTTATGACTTCAATATCCAT GTTATGGATTTTCAACCGGGAGAATTCCTTAATGTGAAG GAGGTCCATTATAATCAACATGGTTTGTTGCTTTTAGAGGGACAGGGTATTTATCGCTTGGGTAATAGCTG GTATCCGGTTCAAGCTGGTGACGTTATATGGATGGCACCTTTTGTGCCGCAATG GTACGCTGCACTTGGAAAAACCCGGTCACGTTATTTGCTGTATAAAGATGTAAATAGGAATCCACTGTAG